One window of Alkaliphilus metalliredigens QYMF genomic DNA carries:
- a CDS encoding M48 family metallopeptidase: MSSEAIIGGMPIEIIKKKNLKNLYIRVNPPEGNITVSTPSDYPDEEIRLFVLKKMPEITKVRDRMLSQARQTEREYVSGESHYLWGKPYRLQVVYEGNKYEISKLPNKIILTAPERSTKESRERAFNEWYREELKRVLDGVVSRCEAKTNLHANEYKIKNMRTKWGTCNIFKKRIWINLQLAKKPIECLEYLVIHELVHLIEKNHTHRFQSLVEEFYPTWKEARKLLSEMPLDHIEKGEQVENEEQNYIK, translated from the coding sequence ATGAGTAGTGAAGCAATAATAGGTGGTATGCCAATTGAAATTATCAAAAAGAAAAATCTTAAAAATCTTTATATAAGAGTTAACCCTCCAGAAGGAAATATAACAGTCAGTACTCCTAGTGATTATCCTGACGAAGAGATAAGACTTTTTGTATTAAAGAAAATGCCAGAGATTACTAAGGTGAGAGACAGAATGTTATCACAAGCACGTCAAACAGAACGTGAGTATGTTTCTGGCGAATCACATTATTTATGGGGAAAGCCCTACCGTTTGCAGGTTGTTTATGAAGGAAACAAATACGAAATTTCTAAATTGCCAAATAAAATTATTTTAACTGCTCCTGAAAGATCAACCAAAGAATCTAGGGAGAGGGCATTTAATGAATGGTACAGGGAAGAGCTTAAACGAGTATTGGATGGCGTTGTTTCAAGGTGCGAGGCAAAGACAAACCTTCATGCTAATGAATACAAAATTAAGAATATGAGGACTAAGTGGGGTACTTGCAATATTTTTAAAAAAAGAATCTGGATTAATCTTCAGCTTGCTAAAAAGCCAATAGAATGTCTTGAGTATTTAGTTATCCATGAGCTAGTACACTTGATAGAAAAGAATCACACGCATAGATTCCAATCGCTTGTTGAAGAATTCTATCCTACCTGGAAAGAGGCAAGAAAGCTTTTGTCAGAGATGCCTCTCGATCATATTGAAAAAGGAGAACAGGTAGAAAATGAAGAGCAAAATTACATCAAGTGA
- a CDS encoding type I restriction endonuclease subunit R: protein MSVDLERKLQNKVLHWLIDEENDGGLGYIYLGSLEDQDNTPVKEDLVKKNLQKRGYTKDQISKAVTELVSKTSNQVGSLYQINKEVYSLLRYGKQGVKDENRNRQTVHYIDWDNVDNNDFYVAEEVSVLCFNQVERKRPDVVLYINGIALGVFELKRSCVSIGEGIRQNLTNQKKEYIQNFFSTAQFLFAGNEAEGLKYGTIETPEKYYLNWKEDNKATDELSATVKSIQSKEKNKLRDGVISLCQKERFLSLIHDFIIFDAGVKKVTRHNQYFANIAARKRILANEGGIIWNTQGSGKSLIMVWLTKWVIENVIDSRVVIITDRDELDDQIESLFIDVNEKVRRTKSSADLRDILNKNDDSIICSLIHKYGHNAGKQSDVDQYRKELLKDLPADFKAKGNIIAFIDECHRTNSGKLHEAVKVLMPEALLIGFTGTPLLKKDKSTSLETFGPYIHTYKFNEGVEDGVVLDLRYEARDVDQDLSNKDKVDLWFDNKTLGLTDRAKTQLKQSWTSINKLYSSRQRLEKIAGDIIFDMNLKPRLKNERGTAMLVANSIYEACRYWDIFTSNGFNRCAVVTSYEPSTASVRTATSDLSQEGEEEYKKSIYERMLKGKKLSEFEKEVKEQFKKEPAKMKLLIVVDKLLTGFDAPTATYLYIDKSMRDHDLFQAICRVNRPDGEDKDYGYIVDYMDLFRNVQLAVADYTTEAFDDFDKEDVEGLIKNRYDEAKSEMVGAIASLKDLLENVNDPKEDTDYIEYFCGENSEDDEYTGRRDILYSLTASLTRSFANCSDKLVSDYGYSENQVNKLRSDISGYNKIKEMVKLASCDYIDLKPYEADMRYILDTYIRADDSTVVSELGNMSLVELLLENTTTTPIEALVKDLPGSDNAKAEIIENNLQHEIVKKMSSNKVYYGKLSEMLQIIIDQRRIEAMSYEEYLRQVVELAQAILHPEENSNYPDTVKNSEARRAFYDYFNRDEKLAVSIDTAVRNAMRPDWKRNFQKQQNIRLAIYQNLLVYGYDEDEATEKTNEVFDITGRQVEYDE, encoded by the coding sequence ATGTCTGTTGATTTAGAAAGAAAACTACAAAATAAGGTTCTCCACTGGTTAATAGATGAAGAGAACGATGGTGGCTTAGGCTACATCTATCTTGGCAGCCTTGAAGATCAAGACAACACGCCAGTTAAAGAAGATTTGGTAAAAAAGAATCTACAAAAGCGTGGCTACACAAAAGACCAAATTTCAAAAGCAGTAACTGAACTTGTTTCTAAGACGAGCAATCAAGTGGGTAGCCTCTATCAAATCAATAAAGAGGTATATTCTCTTCTTCGTTATGGCAAGCAAGGCGTTAAAGATGAAAACAGAAATAGGCAAACTGTACATTATATCGATTGGGATAATGTAGATAATAATGATTTTTATGTTGCTGAAGAAGTAAGCGTACTTTGCTTTAATCAAGTAGAAAGAAAACGCCCTGATGTGGTGCTGTATATAAACGGCATCGCTCTGGGTGTATTTGAGTTAAAGCGTTCATGTGTGAGCATTGGTGAGGGTATTCGACAAAATCTAACAAACCAGAAGAAAGAGTACATTCAAAATTTCTTTAGCACTGCCCAGTTCCTTTTTGCTGGCAATGAGGCAGAGGGGTTGAAGTATGGAACAATCGAGACTCCTGAAAAGTATTACCTAAATTGGAAAGAAGATAATAAAGCTACAGATGAACTTTCTGCGACTGTTAAGAGTATCCAATCCAAAGAAAAAAATAAGCTAAGAGATGGTGTAATTTCACTTTGTCAAAAAGAAAGATTTCTTTCATTAATTCATGATTTCATTATCTTTGATGCAGGTGTGAAAAAAGTTACCAGACATAATCAATATTTTGCTAATATTGCCGCCAGAAAAAGGATTCTTGCAAACGAAGGTGGTATTATTTGGAATACTCAAGGATCTGGCAAGTCTTTAATTATGGTATGGCTTACTAAGTGGGTTATAGAAAATGTCATAGATAGTCGAGTGGTAATAATTACAGACCGAGACGAGCTTGATGACCAGATAGAAAGTCTGTTTATTGATGTTAATGAAAAAGTCAGAAGAACAAAGAGTAGTGCTGATTTAAGAGATATTCTAAATAAAAATGATGATTCTATAATATGTTCTTTGATTCATAAATATGGACATAATGCAGGTAAACAATCTGACGTGGATCAGTATCGCAAAGAATTATTGAAAGATCTGCCTGCTGACTTCAAAGCAAAAGGAAATATAATCGCTTTTATTGATGAGTGCCATCGTACTAACTCAGGTAAATTACATGAGGCAGTTAAAGTATTAATGCCTGAAGCATTGCTTATTGGTTTTACAGGAACTCCACTACTCAAAAAAGATAAATCGACCAGTCTTGAGACATTTGGACCATATATTCACACTTATAAATTTAATGAAGGTGTTGAGGATGGTGTTGTCCTTGATTTGCGTTATGAGGCAAGAGATGTTGATCAGGACTTATCCAATAAAGATAAGGTTGATTTGTGGTTTGATAATAAAACTTTAGGTCTTACAGATAGAGCAAAGACACAGTTAAAGCAAAGCTGGACTTCAATCAATAAATTATATAGTTCAAGACAAAGACTTGAGAAAATCGCAGGCGATATCATTTTTGATATGAATTTAAAACCTCGTTTAAAAAATGAACGCGGCACAGCAATGCTTGTTGCCAACAGTATATACGAGGCTTGTAGATACTGGGACATCTTTACGAGCAATGGCTTTAATAGATGTGCTGTAGTTACCTCATATGAGCCTTCTACTGCAAGCGTTAGAACGGCTACGAGTGACTTAAGTCAAGAAGGTGAAGAAGAATATAAGAAGTCAATTTATGAGCGTATGCTTAAAGGTAAAAAACTGTCTGAATTCGAAAAAGAAGTAAAAGAGCAGTTCAAGAAAGAACCTGCTAAAATGAAACTTCTTATCGTGGTAGATAAACTTTTGACAGGGTTCGATGCTCCGACAGCAACTTATTTATATATCGATAAATCTATGCGAGATCATGATTTATTTCAAGCTATATGTCGAGTTAATAGACCAGATGGTGAAGATAAAGACTATGGTTACATCGTAGATTACATGGATTTATTCCGCAATGTCCAACTTGCAGTTGCCGACTATACCACCGAAGCTTTCGATGATTTTGATAAGGAAGATGTTGAGGGACTTATCAAAAATCGCTATGACGAAGCTAAGTCTGAAATGGTTGGTGCAATTGCATCGCTTAAGGATTTGCTTGAAAATGTAAACGACCCAAAAGAGGATACAGATTACATTGAATATTTTTGTGGTGAGAATAGTGAAGATGATGAATATACCGGTCGTAGGGATATTTTATATAGCCTTACTGCTTCGTTAACCCGTTCCTTTGCAAATTGTAGTGATAAACTTGTGAGCGATTATGGCTATTCAGAGAACCAAGTGAATAAACTGAGAAGTGATATTTCTGGCTACAATAAAATAAAGGAAATGGTTAAACTTGCGAGCTGTGATTACATCGACTTAAAGCCCTATGAGGCTGATATGCGTTATATCCTTGACACCTATATTCGTGCGGATGATTCTACTGTTGTAAGCGAACTAGGTAATATGTCGCTGGTTGAATTGTTATTAGAGAACACAACTACAACTCCAATAGAGGCACTAGTCAAGGATCTTCCTGGAAGTGATAATGCTAAAGCGGAGATAATTGAAAACAACTTGCAGCATGAAATTGTCAAAAAGATGTCTTCAAATAAAGTTTACTATGGGAAACTATCAGAAATGCTTCAAATTATAATTGACCAGAGACGAATTGAAGCTATGAGTTATGAGGAGTATCTGCGTCAAGTTGTGGAACTAGCACAAGCGATTTTACATCCAGAAGAAAATTCTAATTATCCTGATACTGTTAAGAATAGTGAAGCCAGAAGAGCTTTCTATGACTACTTTAATAGAGATGAGAAATTGGCTGTAAGTATTGATACCGCTGTCCGCAATGCAATGCGCCCTGATTGGAAGCGGAATTTTCAGAAGCAACAAAATATAAGACTTGCTATATATCAGAATTTATTGGTATATGGTTATGACGAAGACGAAGCAACTGAAAAAACCAATGAAGTCTTCGATATAACTGGAAGGCAGGTAGAATACGATGAGTAG
- a CDS encoding restriction endonuclease subunit S codes for MVTYPGEIIEYSEIKNIYKRVKGTPITAEKMHKIKSATGTIRVFAGGATEIKANVSDLPNANIINVPVVIVQSRGVIDFIYCNEPCTFKNEMWGYTSAGAYEVKFLFYYLKHNVDYFRNAGDGRSSFSQISLPVTEEYKIPLIPSNEQQAIASVLSDFDEHITNLTELIEKKKAIRDGALEDLVSGRTRLDGFDGEWVNVKLSDFAQINPSSPLPESFKYVDLESVKGISLVNWRVESKETAPSRAKRLAQHGDIFFQTVRPYQRNNYLYELPDKDFVFSTGYAQIRTENNAGFLFLLLRQDVFVNEVIDNCTGTSYPAINPSKLADINIYVPVDICEQQAIASILTSMDEEIESLETEKSKMIQIREGAMDELLTGRVRLKI; via the coding sequence ATGGTAACTTATCCGGGAGAAATTATTGAGTACAGCGAAATAAAGAATATATATAAGCGTGTTAAAGGAACCCCTATAACAGCAGAAAAAATGCATAAAATTAAATCTGCTACTGGAACTATAAGAGTTTTTGCTGGAGGAGCAACAGAAATTAAAGCAAATGTATCAGATTTGCCTAACGCAAATATTATAAATGTCCCTGTAGTAATTGTTCAATCTAGAGGGGTAATAGATTTTATATATTGCAATGAACCTTGTACTTTCAAAAATGAGATGTGGGGCTATACGTCAGCTGGTGCATATGAAGTAAAATTTCTTTTTTACTATCTTAAACATAATGTTGATTATTTTAGAAATGCTGGTGATGGAAGGAGTTCTTTTTCGCAGATCTCATTACCTGTTACAGAAGAGTATAAAATCCCATTGATACCTTCTAATGAACAACAAGCCATCGCCTCAGTTCTATCGGATTTTGACGAGCATATCACCAATCTAACCGAATTAATCGAGAAGAAAAAAGCAATCCGAGATGGTGCATTGGAGGATTTGGTTAGTGGGAGAACAAGACTTGATGGCTTTGATGGTGAGTGGGTTAATGTCAAATTATCTGACTTTGCACAAATAAACCCTTCTTCCCCATTACCTGAAAGCTTCAAATATGTTGATTTAGAGTCTGTTAAGGGTATATCGTTGGTTAATTGGCGAGTTGAAAGCAAAGAAACTGCCCCATCTAGAGCAAAGCGGCTAGCTCAACATGGTGATATTTTCTTTCAGACTGTGCGCCCATACCAAAGAAATAATTATCTATATGAATTACCCGATAAAGATTTTGTTTTCTCTACTGGATATGCTCAAATTAGAACTGAGAATAATGCTGGATTTCTATTTTTACTTCTGCGACAGGATGTTTTCGTTAATGAGGTGATTGATAACTGTACAGGCACTAGCTACCCTGCGATTAATCCATCAAAACTAGCGGATATTAACATTTATGTCCCTGTAGATATATGTGAACAGCAAGCAATTGCAAGTATTCTTACTTCTATGGACGAAGAAATTGAATCTCTTGAAACGGAAAAATCTAAGATGATTCAGATTAGAGAAGGCGCAATGGATGAACTTTTAACTGGGCGTGTGCGTCTTAAAATATGA
- a CDS encoding N-6 DNA methylase yields the protein MAVKKSELYSLLWEACNKLRGGVEPSRYKDYVLVLLFFKYVSDRYKGQRFAEFTVNEGASFEDLIAAKGKSDVGERVDKIIQKFLEENRLQGSLPDVSFNNPDELGSGKELVDKVSGLIAIFQNPAIDFKSNRASGDDIIGDAYEYFMMKFAQESGKSKGQFYTPSEVSRIIARLIGIGDIKQETGKKWTLHDPAAGSGSLLIRAADEAPTDEDGNSIVSIYGQEKYPDTAGLAKMNFILHNKGTGEIKSANTLANPAYKDDFGGLRKFDFIVMNPPFSDKDWTDGIKPSEDKFKRFDGYGIPPEKNGDYAWFLHVLKALDSQRGKAGIILPHGVLSRPNAEETIRKAVLDKRYIKGIVGLPANLFYGTGIPACIIIIDKEDADKREGIFMINASRGFKKDGNKNRLREQDIEKIVQTFINKEEIEGYSKFVTYKEILEQNEGNLNVPRYIQKIDDTLPQNIASHLKGGIPEIDINSIEKLWRISPALKKEIFTCVDEKHNVYNLVMSPNEIETVISEDENIKNEIENECGELFGTWRDAVKDSLLNINASTNPKELIRNMGIEILSDFESAQLLDNYHVYDFLLNYWNEKMQDDVYVIKASGYEAGREIEYVYAQKKAKDENGEEIKVDDTSKMKSFEGALISRQIIEREYFEAELLALNELIEKVTILESELDEMREEESGDEGLLVNALNEKGDGIPKSNLNKQIKELEGKKTSPVVNDITKLIELFEVDNTSEMEKIVKANSELMAYELINKNGSFGKAKLRAALKEANENAVIPEIYADEYNSLLAYQAKMIEKEEADKTIKEAQKALDDLVLAKYSALTIDEIKHLLFEKKWMTRLESDVTGAIEQVLNTLASRVILIAKRYEHTLAEIEEKTARSKEKVKSALERMGYTW from the coding sequence ATGGCCGTGAAAAAATCAGAATTGTATTCTCTTTTATGGGAAGCTTGTAATAAATTAAGAGGTGGAGTTGAGCCATCAAGATACAAAGATTACGTACTTGTTTTATTGTTTTTTAAATACGTATCAGATAGATACAAGGGACAACGATTTGCAGAATTTACAGTAAATGAAGGCGCATCATTTGAAGATTTGATTGCTGCAAAAGGTAAAAGTGATGTTGGTGAGCGAGTAGATAAGATTATTCAAAAGTTCCTAGAAGAAAACCGTCTTCAAGGTTCTTTGCCTGACGTTAGCTTTAATAATCCAGATGAGCTAGGTTCTGGCAAGGAACTAGTTGATAAGGTTTCTGGCCTTATTGCAATATTCCAAAATCCTGCTATTGACTTTAAAAGTAACAGAGCTAGTGGAGATGACATCATCGGAGATGCTTATGAATACTTCATGATGAAATTTGCTCAGGAATCTGGTAAGAGCAAGGGACAATTTTATACACCTAGTGAGGTTTCACGTATTATTGCTAGACTTATTGGCATTGGAGATATTAAGCAAGAGACGGGTAAGAAATGGACTCTTCATGATCCGGCGGCAGGTAGTGGTTCGTTACTAATTCGTGCTGCAGATGAAGCTCCTACAGATGAAGATGGGAATTCGATTGTTTCAATATATGGACAAGAAAAATACCCAGATACAGCAGGTTTGGCAAAGATGAATTTTATCCTACATAATAAAGGTACGGGTGAAATCAAGAGTGCCAATACTCTAGCAAATCCAGCGTATAAAGATGATTTTGGTGGGCTTAGAAAGTTTGATTTTATAGTCATGAATCCACCGTTTTCTGATAAAGATTGGACAGATGGAATTAAACCATCAGAAGATAAGTTTAAAAGATTTGACGGCTATGGCATTCCACCAGAGAAAAATGGTGACTATGCTTGGTTTTTGCATGTCTTAAAGGCGTTGGATAGCCAGCGTGGTAAGGCTGGAATCATCCTACCCCATGGTGTGCTATCTAGACCTAATGCTGAGGAGACCATTAGAAAAGCAGTTCTTGATAAGCGATATATAAAGGGTATTGTCGGATTGCCTGCAAACTTATTTTATGGCACAGGTATTCCTGCCTGCATAATCATTATTGACAAAGAGGATGCGGATAAACGTGAAGGCATTTTTATGATTAATGCAAGCCGTGGATTTAAGAAGGACGGAAACAAGAACCGTCTTCGTGAACAAGACATTGAGAAGATAGTTCAAACCTTTATTAACAAAGAGGAAATTGAGGGGTACTCAAAATTTGTTACCTATAAAGAAATCTTAGAACAAAATGAAGGTAACCTAAATGTCCCTCGGTATATCCAAAAGATTGATGATACATTGCCACAAAATATCGCATCACATCTTAAGGGAGGTATTCCGGAAATTGATATTAATTCAATAGAAAAACTATGGAGAATATCACCAGCATTAAAGAAAGAGATATTTACCTGTGTCGATGAAAAGCACAACGTTTACAATCTTGTAATGTCACCAAATGAGATAGAAACAGTTATTTCTGAGGATGAAAATATCAAGAATGAAATAGAAAACGAGTGTGGTGAACTATTCGGAACTTGGAGAGATGCAGTGAAAGATTCATTGCTAAATATTAATGCAAGCACAAATCCAAAAGAGTTAATTCGTAACATGGGTATTGAAATATTGAGCGATTTTGAATCGGCGCAGCTCTTAGACAATTACCATGTCTATGACTTCTTGCTTAATTACTGGAACGAGAAAATGCAAGATGATGTATATGTAATTAAGGCGAGTGGATATGAGGCTGGTCGTGAGATTGAATATGTATACGCTCAAAAGAAAGCAAAAGACGAAAATGGAGAAGAAATAAAAGTTGATGATACTTCTAAAATGAAGTCGTTTGAGGGTGCATTGATTTCGAGACAAATCATCGAACGTGAGTATTTTGAAGCTGAATTATTAGCTCTTAACGAGTTGATAGAGAAAGTCACAATACTTGAATCTGAACTTGATGAAATGCGTGAAGAAGAATCTGGCGATGAAGGACTACTTGTAAATGCCTTGAATGAAAAAGGTGACGGTATTCCTAAATCAAATCTTAATAAGCAGATTAAAGAATTAGAGGGTAAAAAGACATCGCCAGTAGTGAACGATATCACAAAGCTTATTGAATTATTTGAAGTAGACAATACATCAGAAATGGAGAAAATAGTCAAAGCTAATAGCGAACTCATGGCTTATGAACTTATAAATAAGAATGGATCATTCGGTAAGGCTAAGTTAAGAGCTGCATTAAAAGAAGCGAACGAAAATGCAGTTATTCCTGAGATTTATGCAGATGAGTATAATTCCCTTCTTGCATATCAAGCGAAGATGATAGAAAAAGAAGAAGCCGACAAAACTATCAAAGAAGCTCAAAAGGCACTTGATGATCTAGTGCTTGCTAAATATAGTGCGTTAACAATTGATGAAATCAAGCATCTGTTATTTGAAAAGAAATGGATGACAAGGCTTGAGAGTGATGTTACAGGCGCTATTGAACAGGTGTTAAATACTCTTGCGTCAAGAGTAATCTTAATTGCAAAACGTTATGAGCATACTTTGGCTGAGATTGAGGAAAAGACAGCTCGGTCTAAGGAAAAAGTGAAGTCTGCTTTGGAAAGGATGGGATACACATGGTAA
- a CDS encoding type II toxin-antitoxin system Phd/YefM family antitoxin, with protein MEKEDKTKKQPMEFYNMSDFLRGQSSKLITGLSDEDRTAFVLKNGKPVAVLISHERYERLLKAGIDITEY; from the coding sequence ATGGAAAAAGAAGATAAAACTAAAAAACAGCCGATGGAATTTTATAATATGTCGGATTTTCTCAGAGGACAATCATCAAAGCTAATTACTGGATTATCTGACGAAGATAGAACTGCTTTTGTACTAAAAAACGGAAAACCTGTAGCTGTTCTAATCTCCCATGAGAGATATGAAAGGTTATTAAAAGCGGGAATTGACATAACAGAATACTAA
- the rlmD gene encoding 23S rRNA (uracil(1939)-C(5))-methyltransferase RlmD encodes MINVNDVIEMEIKDTGHNGEGVGRIDGFTVFVEGGIPGDHLKVKITKVKKTYGMGRMIEIMTASPNRTEPRCPIADVCGGCQIMHMDYKGQLEMKRKRVEETLARIGKIETTVHATLGMDNPYEYRNKAQFPIGVMDGKAILGFYKKGSHEIVDTEYCHIQSPINETIAKVMKHYIDSFGVTVYDEKKRVGLLRHVITKVGFTTGEVMVVLITNGKQLPHKKELIDLLIEGVKGLKTVAHNINEKNTNVIFGSKTKTLHGEGYITDYIGDLKFNISPQSFFQVNPMQTKALYEKALEYANLTGEENVLDIYCGIGTISLFLAQKAKKVYGVEVVEAAIEDAKHNAKINNLNNAEFHVGKAEEVVPQLYKEGIRTEVVVVDPPRKGCEESVLETIVNMEPKRVVYVSCNPATLARDLAYLEEHGYKTQEVQPVDMFPHSSHVETVVLMSRVDK; translated from the coding sequence ATGATTAATGTAAATGATGTGATTGAGATGGAAATTAAGGATACAGGACATAATGGTGAAGGCGTCGGTCGGATTGATGGTTTTACGGTTTTTGTAGAGGGTGGGATACCTGGTGATCACTTAAAGGTTAAAATAACCAAGGTAAAGAAGACATATGGAATGGGAAGAATGATTGAGATCATGACGGCTTCTCCCAATAGAACCGAGCCACGCTGTCCAATAGCTGATGTTTGTGGTGGATGTCAAATCATGCATATGGACTATAAAGGGCAATTAGAAATGAAGAGAAAAAGAGTAGAAGAGACATTGGCACGGATCGGAAAGATAGAAACCACAGTACATGCCACCTTGGGAATGGACAATCCCTATGAATACCGAAACAAGGCCCAATTTCCCATTGGAGTCATGGATGGCAAAGCAATACTAGGGTTTTATAAAAAGGGAAGTCATGAAATTGTTGATACAGAATATTGCCATATTCAGTCCCCTATCAATGAAACCATTGCAAAGGTCATGAAACATTATATTGATTCCTTTGGAGTCACTGTGTACGATGAAAAAAAGAGAGTGGGACTACTACGCCATGTGATTACAAAGGTAGGGTTTACAACAGGAGAGGTTATGGTTGTGCTGATTACCAATGGCAAACAGTTACCTCATAAAAAGGAACTGATTGATCTGCTGATAGAAGGTGTAAAGGGTCTTAAGACAGTGGCACATAATATTAATGAAAAGAATACAAATGTGATATTTGGATCTAAGACAAAGACCCTTCATGGGGAGGGTTACATTACAGATTACATAGGGGACTTGAAGTTTAATATTTCCCCACAATCCTTCTTTCAAGTGAATCCAATGCAAACCAAGGCGCTCTATGAAAAAGCACTGGAATATGCAAACCTAACAGGAGAAGAAAATGTTTTGGATATCTACTGTGGTATTGGAACCATCTCTTTATTTTTAGCACAAAAGGCTAAAAAGGTCTATGGTGTAGAAGTAGTAGAGGCGGCAATTGAAGATGCAAAGCATAATGCTAAAATCAATAATCTGAATAATGCTGAGTTCCACGTAGGAAAAGCAGAGGAAGTGGTGCCTCAGCTCTATAAAGAAGGAATTCGTACAGAGGTCGTGGTGGTAGATCCCCCTAGAAAGGGCTGTGAAGAAAGTGTTCTAGAAACCATCGTCAATATGGAGCCAAAAAGAGTGGTGTATGTGTCTTGTAATCCAGCGACATTGGCACGGGATTTGGCGTATTTAGAAGAACATGGGTATAAGACGCAGGAAGTACAGCCGGTTGATATGTTTCCTCATAGTTCGCATGTTGAGACGGTAGTATTGATGTCAAGGGTTGATAAATAA
- a CDS encoding GerMN domain-containing protein, whose protein sequence is MKGTIRNILLLLIICATASGIPIYADSINFSTFRTNTAVSSEHIQLHTHLEEDQLTVTFSTDRDQTPLVFDLDHPFTLEIQFQNETVKEVMFHEIAIGTPNLDTVMTQDSPLTFELDLSQHQLQLPDGNYTLVLQPNVKNMPTSFPAESIHLSYDLSGNYIPALQGISRNETALKLYFPTEDYNHLIPVTRVIPYTRTPLRMTIDALEQGPATDLGLPTFSPIPQGSDISLNQGSATIHLSSDTASFIQGSATAIVAIDSFVESLGAISEVNAVRFESESNSNEIFHGMSLDEPFIPMAGPQLYVKFKGENKRLLLLPLSLEKKSLDVEGIFAQLKYQSNYQFFNHQIQPTVPMEVELLSFNIEGSTLHLTFNEAFIEVQQENSLHQLMIESLLYTYTSFEEVEQVHFQVAGHFSETISPSPYINPEK, encoded by the coding sequence ATGAAAGGCACCATCAGAAACATCCTGTTGCTACTGATTATTTGTGCTACGGCTTCTGGAATACCCATTTATGCGGATTCCATCAATTTTAGTACCTTTCGGACTAATACAGCTGTATCCTCAGAGCACATACAACTACATACCCATCTAGAAGAAGACCAATTGACAGTTACCTTTTCTACCGATCGAGATCAAACTCCCCTGGTTTTTGACCTAGATCATCCTTTCACACTTGAAATACAATTTCAAAATGAGACTGTGAAAGAAGTTATGTTTCATGAGATTGCTATAGGAACACCAAATCTTGATACGGTTATGACACAAGATAGCCCTCTGACTTTTGAGCTTGATTTATCTCAGCATCAATTGCAGCTTCCAGATGGTAACTATACTTTAGTGTTGCAACCTAATGTCAAAAATATGCCAACATCATTTCCTGCTGAAAGCATTCATTTATCCTATGATCTCTCTGGGAATTACATTCCTGCTTTGCAAGGAATCAGTAGGAATGAAACAGCTTTAAAGCTTTATTTTCCAACAGAGGACTATAACCATTTGATCCCTGTCACCCGTGTGATTCCTTATACAAGGACACCACTTAGAATGACCATTGATGCATTAGAGCAGGGTCCTGCCACTGACCTAGGCTTACCTACTTTTTCACCAATACCACAGGGAAGTGATATTAGCTTAAACCAAGGCAGTGCTACCATTCATTTATCTAGTGACACAGCTTCTTTTATCCAAGGATCCGCTACTGCTATTGTAGCCATTGACAGCTTTGTTGAGTCTCTTGGGGCAATTAGCGAAGTCAATGCGGTTCGGTTTGAATCCGAATCTAATTCAAATGAAATTTTCCATGGTATGTCCCTGGACGAGCCTTTTATACCTATGGCTGGCCCTCAGCTTTATGTGAAATTCAAAGGAGAAAACAAGCGTTTACTCCTATTACCACTATCTCTAGAAAAGAAGTCCTTAGATGTTGAGGGTATCTTTGCTCAATTAAAATACCAATCAAACTATCAATTTTTCAATCATCAAATCCAACCGACTGTTCCTATGGAGGTAGAACTCTTGTCCTTTAACATTGAAGGAAGTACACTACATTTAACCTTCAATGAGGCTTTCATCGAAGTGCAGCAAGAGAACTCTTTACATCAACTGATGATTGAATCCCTTCTATATACCTACACTTCTTTCGAGGAAGTTGAACAAGTCCATTTTCAAGTGGCGGGGCATTTCTCTGAAACCATCTCCCCCTCCCCTTATATTAATCCTGAAAAATAA